The Azotosporobacter soli genome includes a region encoding these proteins:
- a CDS encoding helix-turn-helix domain-containing protein — MPKGIPNQKYTGEFKLNVVETMHREKLSYREIALQFGISSHKRVSNWERIYLEEGPEGLFIERRGRGSKGRPIGLPKKTEEDLLAEVQRLRAENAYLKKLKALVLEEERQSKRRK; from the coding sequence ATGCCAAAAGGGATACCGAATCAAAAATACACTGGGGAATTTAAACTAAATGTTGTAGAAACAATGCATCGAGAGAAATTAAGTTATCGCGAGATAGCACTGCAATTTGGTATAAGTAGTCACAAGCGTGTCTCCAACTGGGAACGAATCTATCTGGAAGAGGGACCTGAGGGACTTTTCATAGAACGTCGAGGGCGTGGAAGCAAAGGTCGTCCTATCGGGTTACCAAAAAAAACAGAAGAAGACTTACTTGCTGAAGTCCAACGGCTGCGAGCGGAGAATGCCTATTTAAAAAAGTTGAAGGCCTTGGTTCTAGAAGAGGAACGCCAAAGCAAAAGGCGCAAGTGA